A window of the Trichoderma asperellum chromosome 4, complete sequence genome harbors these coding sequences:
- a CDS encoding uncharacterized protein (EggNog:ENOG41~SMCOG1180:Decarboxylase, pyridoxal-dependent~antiSMASH:Cluster_4.1), producing the protein MRIGTALLRSAIEQDKALGKTPFLIVGKAGTTNTGTVDLFIELAAIAREQNLWLHADGAYGASALLCQSRRAILCGIELCDSLSWDAHKWLFQTYGCGMVLVRHRQFLTESFGTTAEYTQDAAETGESLPNFWNYGPELTRPARAMKLWFSFQLLGLNTIDITINRGFELAETAQSSLEGQKDWEILSPAQMGIILFRFHPHVPAANLDEVNMRISQSAIENNLAAPLTTRVRGVLVLRICSIHPNLSDNEMLAIINGLDQLAHLYLSRASKDDII; encoded by the coding sequence ATGCGTATTGGTACGGCATTGCTAAGGTCAGCGATTGAGCAAGACAAAGCTTTGGGCAAGACCCCATTTCTTATTGTCGGTAAAGCTGGGACTACAAATACTGGCACTGTTGATCTATTTATAGAGCTCGCCGCCATCGCGAGAGAACAAAACTTATGGCTTCATGCCGATGGGGCCTACGGTGCATCTGCCCTACTTTGTCAATCACGCCGCGCGATTCTTTGTGGTATTGAACTCTGTGACAGCCTTTCTTGGGATGCTCATAAGTGGCTCTTCCAAACTTATGGCTGCGGCATGGTTCTCGTACGACATCGCCAGTTTCTTACCGAAAGCTTTGGGACAACTGCAGAATATACTCAGGACGCTGCCGAGACAGGCGAGTCGCTTCCAAATTTCTGGAATTACGGACCAGAACTTACGCGCCCGGCAAGAGCAATGAAGTTGTGGTTCTCTTTCCAACTGCTAGGATTAAATACCATAGATATAACCATCAATCGCGGATTTGAACTGGCGGAAACAGCGCAGTCATCACTAGAGGGCCAGAAAGACTGGGAGATCCTATCTCCGGCGCAAATGGGTATCATTTTATTCCGATTTCATCCACATGTTCCTGCTGCAAATCTAGACGAAGTGAATATGAGGATTTCACAATCAGCAATTGAGAATAACCTGGCAGCGCCTTTGACAACAAGGGTACGGGGCGTTTTAGTATTGAGGATATGCTCCATACATCCAAATCTAAGTGACAACGAAATgctagctattataaatggGTTAGACCAGCTTGCTCATTTATATTTGTCAAGGGCTAGCAAGGATGATATCATATAA
- a CDS encoding uncharacterized protein (EggNog:ENOG41~antiSMASH:Cluster_4.1), with translation MKGLAQSSNAMNEMKEEGEEKMGENDQLPKFPNFSYLDAVIGKEIHNFWGNRVLEHISSKGKLLALKVSSPDGLDRSQGDMMSYAAEHGVLAPKVFGTYDIVAKKPIARVMVSGRVPGIPLVDTWRDMSQHDQTSIKEQLRAQIRHMRTLTQPFIGRVNQQPTRNLYDTTFTRYCGPFEDEKSFDDWCLTRLYGGGFQQKKWQRILEKQRRTSSGKFVLTHGDLSPRNILVQGSTITGIIDWELSGFFPEYVEYAVAVGLNSGMEKWWIPVLQEVLEPCSKDMIKFTGLIEERVGSY, from the coding sequence ATGAAAGGTCTCGCCCAGTCATCTAACGCAATGAACgagatgaaagaagaaggagaagaaaaaatgggGGAAAACGACCAGCTTCCAAAATTTCCCAATTTTTCATATCTGGATGCGGTTATCGGAAAAGAGATACACAATTTTTGGGGAAATCGCGTTCTTGAACACATCAGTTCCAAGGGCAAGCTGCTAGCCCTGAAAGTTAGCAGCCCGGATGGCCTAGACCGCTCCCAAGGCGACATGATGAGTTACGCTGCAGAGCATGGTGTATTGGCGCCCAAAGTATTCGGTACATATGACATTGTTGCCAAAAAACCTATTGCGCGTGTTATGGTTAGCGGGCGAGTTCCCGGTATACCTCTAGTAGATACCTGGAGGGATATGTCTCAACATGATCAGACTTCCATCAAAGAGCAGCTTCGTGCCCAAATCAGGCATATGCGCACACTAACACAGCCATTTATCGGCCGCGTTAATCAACAACCTACTCGCAACTTATACGATACCACTTTTACTAGATACTGTGGTCCCTTCGAAGACGAAAAGTCGTTTGATGATTGGTGCTTGACGCGACTTTATGGGGGGGGGTTTCAGCAGAAGAAATGGCAACGGATACTGGAGAAACAGCGGCGTACATCGTCTGGAAAATTTGTCCTGACCCACGGTGATCTTTCGCCACGTAACATTCTTGTCCAGGGCAGTACTATTACAGGAATTATTGATTGGGAATTAAGCGGGTTTTTTCCCGAATATGTTGAGTATGCGGTAGCCGTAGGGCTTAATTCGGGGATGGAAAAATGGTGGATTCCTGTATTACAAGAAGTCTTGGAGCCATGTTCAAAAGATATGATAAAGTTTACCGGCCTGATTGAGGAGAGAGTTGGTTCATATTGA
- a CDS encoding NRPS (EggNog:ENOG41~SMCOG1127:condensation domain-containing protein~antiSMASH:Cluster_4.1), with protein MVMEASLKFSGSRILRKFELEDFFIENNIDLKTQEDAITTILELQSTGSHERNGDRTDFLNFRIRTIYSGGSKLNALGCVRLRSSYGHKGSFLPRIARGSEATTLYSSDGSSSASDNGTSPTTSPLTTSSIHSYRGTELGLQKPISRGIDGHAEQHVQSSPQQKIVKTLPMSFGQSGFWFMTQFVGDPTFFNGTVSFLITTNLDIQLLSRLVREMAGRHEGLRTAFFTDSSHQPKQGVLVESPLCLETKIISSQKQLRIETDAMNNHVYDLARGETLRLLLLTESALRHHLVVGYHHINIDGMSVIAITEELRLAYEGTKLPPPFQQNEFAKRQHERLRTGQYANDISFWKSEFQDLPEIFPILPLSQNTLRSRPVARTTYRHVRAERRLNPAITAKLQGLRRQGYIQSPFNFYVTVFQVLLSRLAQSEDICIGVASANRHNDPGSEDSIGIFLNLFPLRLRSQMSKPFLSLLKENKDKTLAAMNHSAVPFDVILDEVGATRHSSHSPLFQTFINYIPTRESRSFRDGTIENNEYEIGETLYDIMLAIIDPPSGDPWIAFMVQKELYTEREAQILLDCFINLMDAFTSDIHVLGLAPQMFNMAAIQNAIHLGQGTSLDIGLGSLNGFLDDISTERSSEIALQDTHGAKLSYAEMMNKSTQIAHTLSLLGISPRSRVGVLQEPSVNWICSMLGIWRFGGSYVPLEVTHSAERLKSIMRDADVSAILIHDATRTLCEDIDGAQTATIVDVITASDIGEGVDFGFYTPTPPDEAIVLYTSGSTGTPKGISLPHRMVTNTIKGFLQTFPMKPQTVLQQIALSFDVSWWQSLLGLATGGTVIVAGNDVRRDPFALTALIISQKITLTLAVPSEATSWLENGDTQRLRQSAWEWHLSAGEEVSGNLVERFRRLEKLDLRFLNAYGPAETIIPNAHEILYQDRNLDISSFPIGKAMPNYSVYIMDQDNHPLPAGVPGQIVIGGAGVASGYINQPNLTATRFPKDTLASARAVANGWIQAHLSGDRGYMREDGVFVALGRINGDTQVKLRGQRFELREVEVAMVAAGQGNVSEAVCHIRCHDEKDAASAFLAAHVTLPQEIQKKYGTNGPVIDSMLRNIVSSLALPQYMRPSVVVALPFIPLNHHGKVDRKLLSKSPLKMAAEPPKSSPRFIQSRSAQFQNEMAAIWKDILGDLIDGQKLEEGSDFFLVGGNSLLLIKVQSKIKERTRHDIPLAKLFEASTLGKMAAILRDNQQYDNKEQPVRSPNEGKMKQIWLSVLGDIVSEDVITSDADFFLIGGNSLLLIRVQNEVHKQFGALLPLASLFEASRLGQMAIMLDTLTIENHASREIEADIDWNEEVAFHEQLPAITSVGNNHELNDGPPSGIVVLTGATGFLGRHILQKLVSDDTVKAVHCIAVRDVSKLLINSPKVIIYPGDLRDPLLGLSDVAARRVFSQASAIIHNGADVSFLRTYWTLRAANVLSTKALVQLAIKHAIDKPRLRFHFVSTAGVVQLGADELYEEAISVLQPHKNTNGYIASKWASEKYLENAHIGSGLLVTIHRPSYVLGPDAPQLDVMHNILSFAERLKSVPRMPSVDRWLQFVGIDDVAQDIVTDVLDIRNSQGTNVQYRNHCGVENNWVRLDQLGLYLEREHGTEFSEVDTTHWIDSAGRAGMPIQVKEYLRNLMHKKIEKVYGL; from the exons ATGGTTATGGAGGCATCTCTGAAATTCTCCGGATCAAGAATTCTTCGAAAATTTGAACTTGAAGACTTCTTTATCGAAAATAACATCGACCTGAAAACCCAAGAGGACGCAATTACGACGATCCTTGAACTTCAGTCAACCGGCAGCCACGAGAGAAATGGAGACAGGACAGATTTCTTAAATTTTCGAATTAGAACAATCTATTCGGGTGGAAGCAAGTTAAATGCTTTAGGATGTGTGCGCTTAAGAAGTTCATATGGGCACAAAGGATCATTTTTACCTAGGATAGCGCGTGGTTCAGAAGCAACCACGCTCTATAGCTCTGATGgctcttcatctgcttctgATAATGGCACTAGTCCGACGACATCTCCGCTAACTACATCATCCATACACTCTTACCGGGGTACCGAGCTCGGACTTCAGAAGCCCATCTCTCGTGGAATTGATGGACATGCAGAGCAACATGTGCAATCGTCTCCTCAACAAAAAATTGTCAAGACTCTCCCAATGTCTTTTGGGCAGTCAGGCTTTTGGTTTATGACTCAGTTTGTCGGAGACCCGACGTTTTTTAATGGAACAGTCTCATTCTTGATCACAACAAATCTTGATATTCAGTTGCTCTCACGACTTGTACGCGAGATGGCTGGTCGGCATGAAGGGTTACGGACGGCATTCTTCACTGACAGCTCCCACCAACCAAAGCAAGGAGTCTTAGTTGAGTCTCCATTATGCCTGGAGACGAAGATAATTTCATCTCAAAAACAATTACGCATAGAAACCGATGCCATGAACAATCATGTCTATGATCTTGCTCGAGGTGAAACTCTACGACTTCTGCTCCTTACGGAGTCTGCACTCCGACATCATCTGGTTGTAGGATACCATCACATAAATATCGATGGGATGAGCGTTATAGCTATCACTGAGGAGCTCAGGCTAGCTTATGAGGGAACAAAGCTGCCGCCACCGTTCCAGCAAAATGAATTTGCAAAAAGACAACATGAACGCCTCCGCACGGGGCAGTATGCGAATGACATCTCGTTTTGGAAGAGCGAATTTCAAGATCTTCCAGAAATTTTCCCcattcttcctctctctcagaATACACTCCGATCTCGTCCAGTAGCCAGAACAACATACCGCCATGTTAGAGCAGAAAGACGGCTAAACCCTGCCATTACAGCGAAACTTCAAGGTCTTCGAAGACAGGGGTATATCCAATCTCCTTTCAATTTCTATGTGACTGTCTTTCAGGTCCTTTTGAGCCGGCTCGCCCAGTCGGAAGATATTTGTATCGGCGTGGCAAGTGCGAACAGGCACAACGATCCCGGCTCTGAAGACAGCATTGGTATATTCTTGAATCTGTTCCCGCTTCGACTGCGCTCACAAATGTCAaaaccttttctttctttgctgaaagaaaacaaagataAAACCCTTGCCGCTATGAACCACTCAGCAGTTCCATTTGACGTCATCCTAGACGAAGTTGGGGCTACTCGACACTCTTCACATAGTCCTCTGTTCCAAACATTCATCAACTATATTCCCACGAGAGAGTCAAGATCATTTAGAGATGGAACCATAGAGAACAATGAATATGAGATAGGAGAAACTCTATATGATATCATGTTGGCTATCATTGATCCTCCTAGCGGCGATCCTTGGATAGCATTCATGGTCCAGAAAGAGTTGTATACGGAACGCGAGGCCCAAATTTTGCTAGATTGTTTCATCAATCTAATGGATGCTTTCACTAGCGATATACATGTTTTAGGACTTGCGCCACAGATGTTCAATATGGCAGCGATTCAAAACGCGATCCACCTAGGCCAAG gaACAAGTCTTGACATTGGACTAGGGTCTCTCAATGGATTCTTAGATGATATCTCTACCGAACGCTCTAGCGAAATCGCGTTGCAGGATACCCATGGAGCTAAGCTTTCCTACGCCGAAATGATGAATAAATCGACTCAGATTGCCCATACGCTTTCCCTATTAGGTATTTCACCAAGGTCTAGGGTTGGCGTCCTCCAAGAGCCGAGTGTAAATTGGATATGCTCTATGCTCGGAATTTGGCGATTCGGGGGGAGCTATGTCCCCTTGGAAGTTACCCACAGCGCCGAAAGACTAAAATCTATTATGCGCGACGCAGATGTTTCCGCTATTCTAATTCACGATGCGACCAGAACGCTTTGTGAAGATATAGATGGCGCACAAACCGCAACTATAGTTGACGTAATTACAGCCAGTGACATCGGGGAAGGAGTAGATTTCGGTTTTTATACCCCTACACCTCCAGATGAAGCAATTGTGCTCTATACAAGCGGATCTACTGGTACACCAAAA GGCATTTCGCTTCCTCACCGAATGGTCACTAATACCATTAAAGGCTTTCTTCAAACCTTTCCTATGAAGCCCCAGACCGTCCTCCAGCAAATTGCCCTCAGCTTTGATGTTTCTTGGTGGCAGTCGTTGCTTGGACTTGCTACCGGTGGAACTGTCATCGTCGCCGGGAATGATGTTCGAAGAGATCCATTTGCATTGACTGCTCTCATCATCTCTCAAAAGATAACCTTGACACTTGCAGTCCCATCAGAAGCCACATCTTGGCTTGAAAATGGCGACACTCAGCGATTACGCCAATCAGCATGGGAGTGGCACCTATCCGCTGGGGAGGAGGTTAGCGGTAACCTAGTCGAAAGGTTCAGgaggctggagaagctggattTACGCTTTTTGAATGCTTATGGCCCTGCGGAGACAATTATTCCAAATGCTCATGAGATTCTGTATCAAGATCGCAACTTGGACATTTCATCTTTCCCCATTGGCAAAGCCATGCCTAATTACAGCGTATACATCATGGATCAGGACAaccatcctcttccagcCGGTGTCCCAGGCCAAATTGTCATTGGAGGGGCCGGCGTTGCTTCTGGTTATATAAACCAGCCAAACCTTACAGCGACTAGATTTCCCAAGGATACGCTTGCTAGTGCCCGAGCAGTTGCCAACGGGTGGATACAAGCACATCTTAGTGGCGACCGTGGCTATATGCGGGAAGATGGCGTCTTTGTGGCGCTTGGCCGCATAAACGGCGATACGCAAGTCAAATTACGAGGCCAGCGATTTGAGCTTCGAGAAGTCGAAGTAGCTATGGTAGCTGCGGGACAAGGTAATGTTTCGGAGGCTGTTTGTCATATTCGGTGTCACGATGAGAAGGATGCAGCATCTGCATTCCTCGCTGCGCATGTTACACTTCCGCAAGAAATTCAGAAAAAGTATGGCACCAACGGGCCAGTAATCGACAGCATGCTCCGTAATATTGTCTCTAGTCTCGCACTTCCACAATACATGCGTCCTTCTGTCGTTGTAGCCCTGCCGTTCATACCACTAAATCACCATGGGAAAGTTGATCGGAAACTCCTCTCCAAATCGCCCCTGAAGATGGCCGCCGAACCTCCGAAATCTTCGCCACGTTTCATCCAAAGTCGGAGCGCCCAGTTCCAAAATGAGATGGCAGCGATATGGAAGGACATATTGGGTGATCTAATTGATGGGCAGAAGCTAGAAGAAGGCTCCGACTTTTTCTTGGTCGGCGGTAATTCGCTACTGCTAATCAAGGTTCAAAGTAAAATCAAGGAACGAACACGCCATGACATCCCACTCGCGAAGTTGTTCGAGGCTAGCACTCTCGGCAAAATGGCTGCTATACTCCGCGACAATCAGCAGTACGACAATAAAGAACAGCCAGTGAGAAGTCCAAACGAAGGTAAAATGAAGCAAATATGGCTTTCTGTGCTCGGTGATATCGTGAGCGAGGATGTTATCACGTCTGATgctgatttttttcttatcggCGGCAATTCATTACTTCTTATTCGTGTACAAAACGAAGTACACAAGCAATTCGGCGCTCTCCTTCCACTGGCCTCGCTTTTCGAAGCGAGCAGGCTAGGGCAAATGGCAATAATGTTGGATACACTGACCATAGAAAACCACGCGTCTCGCGAAATTGAAGCAGATATCGACTGGAATGAAGAGGTGGCATTTCATGAGCAGCTTCCAGCCATCACATCAGTCGGTAATAATCATGAGCTTAATGACGGGCCTCCAAGTGGGATAGTCGTGCTAACAGGGGCTACGGGATTTCTCGGTAGACACATCTTACAAAAGCTTGTTAGTGATGATACGGTAAAAGCAGTGCACTGTATCGCTGTTCGAGATGTCTCAAAGCTTCTTATTAATTCTCCAAAAGTTATTATCTACCCGGGGGACCTGAGAGATCCTCTCCTTGGGCTTTCCGATGTTGCGGCAAGACGGGTCTTCTCCCAAGCGTCGGCAATAATCCACAATGGCGCGGACGTCTCATTCCTTCGAACTTATTGGACTCTTCGTGCAGCCAACGTTCTTTCTACTAAAGCCCTCGTGCAGCTAGCCATTAAGCACGCAATTGATAAGCCACGACTGCGCTTTCATTTCGTCTCAACAGCTGGTGTTGTCCAGCTTGGAGCAGATGAATTGTATGAAGAGGCAATATCCGTGCTTCAACCTCACAAAAACACGAACGGATATATCGCATCGAAGTGGGCATCGGAGAAATATCTGGAAAATGCTCATATCGGTTCTGGGCTACTAGTTACAATACACAGACCATCCTATGTTCTTGGGCCAGATGCGCCCCAGCTTGATGTAATGCACAATATCCTGAGTTTTGCAGAGAGACTGAAGAGCGTGCCTCGTATGCCTTCAGTAGACAGATGGCTGCAATTTGTAGGAATCGACGACGTGGCACAAGATATCGTGACAGACGTATTGGATATACGCAATAGTCAAGGGACAAATGTGCAGTATCGCAATCACTGTGGTGTTGAGAACAACTGGGTTCGGCTAGACCAGCTTGGATTATACTTAGAGAGGGAACATGGCACGGAGTTTTCCGAAGTCGACACTACACATTGGATTGACTCTGCAGGAAGGGCCGGGATGCCAATACAGGTGAAAGAATACTTGAGGAATCTCATG CATAAGAAAATTGAAAAGGTTTATGGcctgtaa
- a CDS encoding uncharacterized protein (EggNog:ENOG41~antiSMASH:Cluster_4.1~TransMembrane:1 (o6-28i)), which translates to MGSPSWVIPVAALSTICGVGFIGIWFWFPRMLKKGTQQELQVLAAERAERDRYMQQRNAEEGKIVQETQVTSVPKESPQAA; encoded by the exons ATGGGCAGCCCTAGCTGGGTGATACCGGTTGCTGCGCTTAGCACTATCTGCGGCGTTGGATTTATAGGCATTTGGTTTTG GTTTCCACGAATGCTGAAAAAGGGTACACAGCAAGAGCTTCAAGTTTTAGCGGCAGAGCGAGCTGAAAGAGACCGATACATGCAACAGAGGAAtgcagaagaaggcaaaattGTACAGGAAACGCAAGTTACATCGGTACCAAAGGAGTCGCCTCAGGCGGCTTAA